The following are encoded in a window of Panicum virgatum strain AP13 chromosome 5N, P.virgatum_v5, whole genome shotgun sequence genomic DNA:
- the LOC120674564 gene encoding uncharacterized protein LOC120674564 translates to MAARAAAAAAAAACDAVRGALCAAALRVRSCRRSISAASSPGALAAGLAALLCCGAAAAAFPRAAASLLPLAATTALCCAAAGLFAAEEQRGAVEAVVLVGGRRQRGKPEAGLVQVIGEANASAYAASGGGVQVGCFLRRSAWRGVDEDGEEVVFAGTLAPCLAGGVPRLGHGALEEEVAAMRVDRLAEGVWNSYFGGWSRWHDIDNAAV, encoded by the coding sequence ATGGCTGcccgtgctgccgccgccgccgccgccgccgcctgcgacgCCGTGCGCGGGgctctctgcgccgccgcgttgcGGGTGCGGAGCTGCCGCCGTTccatctccgccgcctcctctcccggGGCGCTCgcggccggcctcgccgcgctcctgtgctgcggcgccgcggcggcggcgttcccgcgcgcggcggcctcgcTCCTGCCGCTGGCGGCGACCACCGCCCTctgctgcgcggcggcggggctcttCGCGGCCGAGGAGCAGCggggcgccgtggaggccgTGGTGCTCGTGGGCGGGCGCCGCCAGCGGGGGAAGCCCGAGGCCGGGCTGGTGCAGGTGATCGGCGAGGCCAACGCGAGCGCGTACGCAGCCAGCGGCGGGGGCGTCCAGGTGGGGTGCTTCCTGCGCAGgtcggcgtggcgcggcgtggacgAGGACGGCGAGGAGGTCGTCTTCGCCGGCACGCTGGCGCCCTGCCTGGCCGGAGGCGTGCCGCGGCTCGGACACggcgcgctggaggaggaggtcgcggcGATGCGGGTGGACCGGCTCGCCGAGGGCGTCTGGAACAGCTACTTCGGCGGGTGGTCCAGGTGGCACGACATCGACAACGCCGCGGTCtag